A stretch of DNA from Endozoicomonas sp. 8E:
CGACCATTCTAATACAGCTGTTCAGGATTTCGTATCGAAAAAGTTTCATGTCAATTTGAGCCAGGCTCATGGGCTCTGACTTAGCTTTCTGGCAGCCAGAGTCCTCAGTCATGATCTGATCAAAGCTCCAGGGGGAGTCAGCCGGGAAATCATCGGGCTTACATTTCATGTCAGCCGCTGCATCTCTTTTTGCAGACCGATAGGCTTTTGGCAAGACCTCATCAATCTTACCGTTTAGGCCAGGGTTATCTTCGAGTAGATCGAAGATGGCACCTCGTTGTTTAGCGATACTGACCAGCCAGCTCCTGTACCAGTCCGTCATTGTGTGCTGATCGTCTTTTCCGGACTGCATTTGCCATTTCAGCAGGTGCAAAAGCAATTCTTTAACACAACTGCGTAAAGCCTGATACTGAGCCTTACCCATGTCTTCAATTTCCTCTACCAGATTGGCAATATCAAGCTCATTGAAACGACCTTGCCTAATCAACTCGGCCTGACGATACGACCAGCTATAGAAATCAGTGTCATACAGGTTTTCCATAAATATACCTTCATTGCCCTAACACTGTAGGCAAAGAACGGAAGGGAATCAAAATGAAACATGCAGAGGCTGACGCCTTTGCGGAGTAAGTACGAGCATACAGAAATGCCTCAAAAGTGCTATTATACGGAGGCTTCAGTCAAACCTATTATGGATGCCCAAATTGTCACAATACGTCTATACCATGAACCGGGTGAGCAAGACCGTTCCCCCGAAGCGCCAGATTCTTAAAGATATTTCCCTCTCTTTTTTCCCCGGTGCCAAGATTGGCGTCCTGGGTCTGAACGGCGCCGGTAAGTCCACTCTGCTGCGCATCATGGCTGGTGTTGATCAGGAATTTGATGGCGAAGCCCGCCCACAACCCGATCTGAATGTTGGTTACCTGCCCCAGGAGCCGCAACTGACACCCGGTAAAACAGTCCGTGAAGTGGTGGAAGAGGCACTGGGTGAAATCAAGGAAGCCCAAGACAAGCTGGACGCCGTTTACGCAGCTTACGCTGAGCCCGATGCGGACTTTGACGCCCTGGCGGCAGAACAGGCCAGACTGGAAAACATTATTCAGGCGGCCGATGCCCACAACCTGGAGCGCAAACTGGACGTCGCTGCTGACGCTCTGCGCCTTCCCGAGTGGGATGCTGTCGTAGACAATCTGTCAGGTGGTGAGCGCCGTCGTGTAGCTCTATGCCGCCTGCTGCTTTCCAGCCCCGAAATGCTGCTGCTGGACGAGCCTACTAACCACCTGGATGCCGAGTCAGTGGCCTGGCTGGAGCGCTTCCTCGTCGAATATCCAGGAACCGTTGTGGCTATCACCCACGATCGTTACTTCCTGGATAACGCAGCTGGCTGGATTCTGGAGCTGGACCGTGGCCACGGTATACCCTGGGAAGGTAACTACAGTGACTGGCTGGAGCAAAAAGAAGCCCGACTCGAGCAGGAAAGCAAGCAACAAGACGCTCATCGAAAAGCGATGCAACAGGAACTGGAATGGTCCCGCTCAAATGCCAAAGGTCGCCAGTCCAAATCCAAAGCACGTCTGGCACGCTTTGAAGAGATGCAGTCCCAGGAATTTCAGGCCCGTAACGAAACCAACGAAATCTACATTCCGCCCGGCCCAAGACTGGGTGATAAAGTTCTGGAATTCAATCATGTTTCCAAAGGCTTTGGTGATCGACTGCTGATCGACGACCTGAGTTTCAGCATTCCCAAGGGCGCTATTGTCGGTATCATCGGGGGTAACGGTGCCGGTAAAACCACTCTGTTCAAGATGATTACCGGGGACGAACAGCCTGATTCCGGGAGCATCGAACACGGCGAGACGATCAAAATCTCTAATGTTCAGCAGATGCGTGACGAGCTGAAAGACGACAAAACTGTTTTTGAAGCGATCTCCGATGGCCAGGACATTCTGCGCATCAATGGCTATGAAATGCAGTCCCGCAAATACATTGGCCGTTTCAACTTCAAAGGCGGTGACCAGCAGAAGCGTGTGGGTGAACTCTCCGGTGGTGAGCGTGGTCGACTGCAACTCGCCGCAACACTGAAAGAAGGCGGCAATGTTCTACTACTCGACGAACCTTCCAATGACCTCGACGTAGAAACCCTGCGTGCCCTGGAAGACGCGCTTCTGGCCTTCCCCGGCTGTGCCATGGTGATCTCTCACGACCGCTGGTTCCTGGATCGTGTGGCCACCCACATCCTGGCTTACGAAGGCGATTCCAAAGTCACCTTCTTCGAGGGCAACTACACCGAGTACGAAGACGATCGTAAAGAGCGTCTGGGTGAAGAGGCAGCAGGCCCTCACCGTATCAAATACAAGCGTATTGACGCTTGATTATCAGTCGGTTGAGCGTAGCTTTTTTGGCTACGCTCCTCAAACACGCCGCTGTATGAGTCAACACTGTGTGGTTCATCCAGTTACGCCGCCATTAACCGGGCGGCCTGAAAATAAGACCACCCGTAATATCAAAAAACCATCAAAGTCTGCTTCAGGCGAGTGACGAAGGCCCGGAAAGAACTGGAAGCATTTGCTCCATGTGCTCTCAATTTGTCTGGCTGCGCCCTAAAAGTTGCTGCGGCCACTCGTGGGAACAAGTTTGACTTTGAATCTACCAAGTTCAGCCATTGGATCGCCAGCGTTGAATAATGGCAGCTTCTCATCAAGTTTATTTGAGTAGTCGATAACACAATCAGTGTTATATCCACGTAGTTGCGGAACTTGTGAAATTATTTC
This window harbors:
- a CDS encoding DUF29 domain-containing protein, producing MENLYDTDFYSWSYRQAELIRQGRFNELDIANLVEEIEDMGKAQYQALRSCVKELLLHLLKWQMQSGKDDQHTMTDWYRSWLVSIAKQRGAIFDLLEDNPGLNGKIDEVLPKAYRSAKRDAAADMKCKPDDFPADSPWSFDQIMTEDSGCQKAKSEPMSLAQIDMKLFRYEILNSCIRMVAEKPH
- the ettA gene encoding energy-dependent translational throttle protein EttA, coding for MSQYVYTMNRVSKTVPPKRQILKDISLSFFPGAKIGVLGLNGAGKSTLLRIMAGVDQEFDGEARPQPDLNVGYLPQEPQLTPGKTVREVVEEALGEIKEAQDKLDAVYAAYAEPDADFDALAAEQARLENIIQAADAHNLERKLDVAADALRLPEWDAVVDNLSGGERRRVALCRLLLSSPEMLLLDEPTNHLDAESVAWLERFLVEYPGTVVAITHDRYFLDNAAGWILELDRGHGIPWEGNYSDWLEQKEARLEQESKQQDAHRKAMQQELEWSRSNAKGRQSKSKARLARFEEMQSQEFQARNETNEIYIPPGPRLGDKVLEFNHVSKGFGDRLLIDDLSFSIPKGAIVGIIGGNGAGKTTLFKMITGDEQPDSGSIEHGETIKISNVQQMRDELKDDKTVFEAISDGQDILRINGYEMQSRKYIGRFNFKGGDQQKRVGELSGGERGRLQLAATLKEGGNVLLLDEPSNDLDVETLRALEDALLAFPGCAMVISHDRWFLDRVATHILAYEGDSKVTFFEGNYTEYEDDRKERLGEEAAGPHRIKYKRIDA